GCATCTCTTAAGAGGAAGGTACTATTTTttaatccccattttataaagaggatataaaaataagcagGGTTAAGAGCCTTGGCCAAGGCAggctgggagtcaaacccaggcaGCTTGACACCAGAACACAGATTCTTCAGGTTTCATTGGAAAGCTTTTAGTTCAAGCCCCTTTTGATGCAGAAGGGCAAACCGAGGCTCAAGGAAATAATGGCTTTTCCAAGGCCTCACAGCCAAGTGAGGGACGCAATCCAAGCCTTCTGACCGCCAATTCAGGGCTGCCTGGACTCTGGTTTGTGGTGAGGGCCACTTGGTGGCCTTTTCCCAGCTGGCGTGCCAGCAAGGCACTGCAGGTTAAGTAGATGACTCAAAGGGAGGGAACTGCTTTTTCCGCACCGCCCTGTCCAGTTGCTCTTAGGATACCTAGCTCTCGCGCGGGACAGGTAGCAACCTGCCTGAGTGAAACCCGGAAAGCGCCACCCCTGGAGTTCGACAGGAGGCGTGGTTGTCTCAGTCCCGCAGGGGCGTTTCGGGACTCGCAGAACCAGCAGCGCggcgccgcgcgcgcgcccgccaCTCACTCTCCCATTGGCCAGTACGCCGAGCAGCAGCCTCCTGTAATTGGATGACTTCGACCTCAGGCCCGCCTCCAGCCCGAGCCGTGGAGGCGGGAACCAGTGAGGCAGTCGCAAGGCCGGGCGTGGTGCACCTGGGAGTTGGGGCAGGAGTCCAGGCCGGTCTCAGCGCCTCGAGCTTCCTCCAGCCCATTTTGCGCCTCCTTTCTTCCAGCCGTTTTCATTTTAATCCCGTCTGCGAACGTTGAGAGTcgttcccctctcctcagagctggACTTTAAATGACGGTGTCACACCCCTTCCCAAGATCGTATACTTGCCGCCTCTCAGACCTGAGCACCTGATGTGACTACCCCCCACTTTCAAATCGGGGGTGCTCAGTGCTGCTCACTATAGCATATTCATGCAGCGCTGTCCTCAGACTTCATACCTGAGACTTCAGTGGTTTCCTATCCCCTCAGATCTGAGCTCTTCAGCAGAGGAGGCTCAGAGACGCCTTTAAGCTCACCTGACACTCCTGGGACCAGACCGGTTTGTTTGGGGCCTGATGGAGACAGCCCGACTGCCAGCCTCTCACCTGAAGTCACCGGCCCCAAGTCTTGCCTGCGGGTGACTGAGCCAGCCCCATGGGATGTTAGAGACCTAAATAAGCAGTACAAAATCAGGGTTTCTGTAAATCATACACCAATCCCAGTCCCAGCCCTCCACCAATAACTGGAAAAGACAGGAGGAGTGTCATGGGGGAACTTTATTGAGAGGAAACATGGTCACACCCAGCAGATATACTTTccctctctaacacacacacacacacacacacacacacacacacacacacacacacatctccagCCTCTGCCACAGTCCAGTTCTCAGCCACCAGAGTGGGACACTCCTCAATTCCTAAGATCCAGAGGCAGCAGGGACAGGTGGGAGGGGAGTCCAGTCCGGGGAAGAAGTGGCCAGGTTCACTGATGGGGTCTTGAAGAGGGGGTGCAGAGAACAAGGCTGGGTGGGATGACCACCGGTCAGGAGCACCCGACTGCTGCAGAAGGAGTGGGACCCAATGGCTCTAAGTGGCCTCAGCTCTGCTGGTCCCTCTCTGCAGCCTCTCTGAGCTGGGGCAGAGCACTCAGGGTGAAGGGTCGGGCCTCCCACCCCATACTAGTCCCCTCTGCTGGGGGTGGAGGACTggagtgggcagggcagggcaggaagggCAGCTGGTGGCTCAGCTCTGGGGCTCCTCAGGTGCCTCGCCGCCCTCTTCCCCAGCGTTGTCGGCCGTCCACAGCGTCAGGTTGTCTCGCAGCAGCTGCATGATGAGGGTGCTGTCTTTGTAGGAGTCCTCACTGAGGGTGTGCAGGTCAGCCATGGCCTCGTCGAAGGTAGTCTTGGCCAGTGAGATGGCCTCCTCAGGGCTATTGGCGATCTCGTAGTGGAAAACGGAAAAGTTCAGGGCCAGGCCCAGGCGGATGGGGTTGGTGGGTGGCATCTCCTTCTTGCTGATATCCATGGCCTCCTGGTAGGCTGACCGGGCAGAGTCGATGATGCGCTTCTTGTCGTCACCAGTGGCCACCTCAGCCAGATAGCGGTAATAGTCGCCCTTCATTTTCAGGTAGAAGACCCGGCTTTCGGCATCACCAGCCTCCTTGATGAGGTGGGTGTCCAGCAGGCCCAGCACAGTGTTACACACGCCCCGGAGCTCAGTCTCCACCTTCTCCCGGTACTCTCGTACCTCTGGACCCTTCTCCTCTGAGGCCTCCTCATTGCTTTTCTGCTCGATGCTGGACAGGACCCTCCAGGCAGCCCTCTGGCCACCCACCACGTTCTTGTAGGCCACGGAGAGCAGGTTTCGCTCTTCACAGGATAGCTCCTCACCTTTTTCCACAGCGCTCTTCATGAAGGCTGCCATGTCCTCATAGCGTTCGGCCTGCTCTGCCAACTTGGCCTTCTGGATCAGACTTGCTCTCTCCATGGCTGCGGGGACAGACGGGCAGGCACTGCGCTAACTGGCTGCCTCAGGACTAAGCTAGATTCTGTGCCTCTCCTGCTCCCTGCCTGCCTTTTGGCTGGATGGCCTGGCCcagagcagggtggggagggaggggcagagggcgGGACCGAGGACCTgcacctccctccttctcctcttctccaccctttcccgcTCTTCCTTAAAGGTAAAAGGGCTGGGATGTGGGGTGAGTCATCAGGATAGTTAGTCAGCAGGAGAAATTTGGGTGGTCCCACCTGCATAGATAGGCACCTTTCCCTGCTCCACGCTGCCCCCTCTTGTTCAAGGCTTCCAATACACGGGTGCCCACATTAAGTAAGATGCCCCAGTTTCCCAAATCAGGTTCTTCACGGTGTCCTTTCATGGGCTAAGGATGGCTTTAGCCACATGGCTGCTTTAACTACATGGATGCATCAGCCTGGGCAGATCCCATAAAGCCATGTGCAGGCAGATGGGGTTATTATTCCTGCCAGATAGGTTCCTCCCTAAGTTTAGGGGAGATCATTCAAGTTTAGGTAGGGCTCTACAGTTTCCCAAGCACTTTTGTATTCATGACCTAATTTAACCCTGCTGCATCTCTGAGGTGGACAGGACTGCGACTACTACTCCACTTTAGAGAGGAGTACTAAGGCTCAGAGGGGATGAGATTTCTCAAGGTCATTTAGCTACTAAGTCCCCTGCATCCTACTTCCTTAGGCTTCTCCTCCATCAAGGCCTCTGATGTGTGAGCGCCAGGATGTATTTAGAAGTGAGATCCAAGCTTTTTGAAATGGTtctctacagaccaatatctctaatgaatacagatgctaaaatactaaacaaaatactagcaaattgaaatGGTTCTATCCCCCATGCTCACCCTTTCTCAGGGTCCTGTCCCCTCTGAGCTCCCAGAATGCACAGGTGGCAGCTTTCAGAGTGCCACTTAATGAGGTATTTAATGAGCAGCCTCTGACGCTCCAGCCTAGCCATTGTAATTAGTCACCCAGTAGATTTGTTGGACACCTTTCCCATCACAACACAATTTTCCCTTTCAAGTTAGTGGCCTGTTGCCACTTGTTTGAGGACTTACCCTCTGGCTCTCCACACCAGGTCACCTGCCCCCCCTCCACGCCACCGCCATCCCCTATCAGTGGGGATCACAGAGGGTGGGGGCCCAGTTTGCTGGCTGTCCCACTTTCCTGCCTGACTCAGCTCACCCTCTGTCAGAGGCTGGGAAGCAGGCCACCTGGGTGCTCAGCCCAGTTTGGTTCCCCAGGGGGGGACGCTAGCAaatgaggagagagacaggaccaaGAAAAAGGAGGTAGCAGTGACACATACCATTTTGTTTTATGGGGCAGCTGAGTACTGCCTCCCACAACCTGCCTCTCAGAAGTTTTCCTGACCCTTTCCTTTGACTATAGCTCCACCTCTGACCTCTGGCAGAGGCCTCAGAGATGGAGAGGTCTTTGTGGTCAACCTTCTGTCCCTCTTAGATGGGGTACTGTTCTTGTGTCAGCCAAGAGTTTCTTTTGTCTAAAAGTGTTGGCATTGTGTCCATAAAGGTAGGTTCCTGCTTATCTGCCCCACCCCTAGTTAAAGCTCAGACGGGGGCTCAGGGGTGGGGCTCCGCtcactgggatccagccagcttAATCCTGGAGCCAGGACCATTTCACAGGCCTGTCCCTCCCAGAGTTCTTCTTGGTGTCTGAACAACCATTCTCCCCCTCTGGAAGGAGGGAGGCTTAGGCCAGCAATCCGAGGCAGGCCCAAAGGGGAGATCTGCCTTTTAGAAGGAAAAGTAGAGACATATCTGGGCTGATGCTACAGGTTTtccaaggaaggagaagggatttTAGGCTTGATACCCCACaggccttgctcaaatcagacaGAAAATGATGGAAAGGAAATACACTAAAATACACCTTCCAGAGCGTATCTTTACATAGTGAGACTGtgagcagttttgttttttttttcctttttctagtctttttttttttttttttacacagacatagagtcagagagagatatagatagggacagacaggaacggagagagatgagaagcatcaatcatcagttcttcattgcgcattgtgacacctcagttgttcattgattgctttctcatatgtgccttgaccctgggccctcagcagaccgagtaaccccttatttGAGCCaacaaccctgggtccaagctggtgagcttcacccaaaccagatgaacccacgctcaagctggagacctcggggtctcgaacgtgggtcctctgcatcccagtccgatgctctatccactgcgccacagcctggtcaggctttttctagtCTC
The Saccopteryx bilineata isolate mSacBil1 chromosome 3, mSacBil1_pri_phased_curated, whole genome shotgun sequence DNA segment above includes these coding regions:
- the SFN gene encoding 14-3-3 protein sigma, whose protein sequence is MERASLIQKAKLAEQAERYEDMAAFMKSAVEKGEELSCEERNLLSVAYKNVVGGQRAAWRVLSSIEQKSNEEASEEKGPEVREYREKVETELRGVCNTVLGLLDTHLIKEAGDAESRVFYLKMKGDYYRYLAEVATGDDKKRIIDSARSAYQEAMDISKKEMPPTNPIRLGLALNFSVFHYEIANSPEEAISLAKTTFDEAMADLHTLSEDSYKDSTLIMQLLRDNLTLWTADNAGEEGGEAPEEPQS